Proteins encoded together in one Penicillium digitatum chromosome 1, complete sequence window:
- a CDS encoding putative apospory-associated protein c, protein MDRSNKPSAIGVGASLPQPTLSIKDNIIEASLPTGQSVTVHLYGATVTSWKTGGQEQLFVSEKSHLDGSKPIRGGIPLVFPVFGPPPQNHVTSPLPQHGFARNSNWEFLGKSSSEAPGRDSDQTDLAVKLDFGLSHSMLTDEFRAAWPYEFGLVYSVTLTTDSLETSLQVRNEGQQNFEFQVLMHTYLRIAEISDVCVKGLESKTYIDKTLQATSHTESSPALAITQETDRIYQQLDPTVPIVVASLKDDQPLFSVTREGLTDVVVWNPWIEKAQGMADFGPDEAYKNMICVEAGSVSGWQTLEAGEAWEGGQSIKSRL, encoded by the exons ATGGACCGGTCAAACAAACCCTCGGCAATTGGAGTCggagcttctcttcctcaaCCCACTCTATCCATCAAGGACAACATCATCGAAGCTTCGTTGCCCACTGGCCAGTCAGTGACCGTGCACCTGTATGGCGCTACTGTGACCTCGTGGAAGACAGGCGGCCAAGAGCAGCTGTTTGTCAGTGAGAAGTCTCATCTGGATGGCTCCAAGCCTATCCGGGGTGGTATTCCGCTGGTGTTCCCG GTCTTCGGTCCCCCGCCCCAGAACCACGTTACCTCCCCCCTACCACAACATGGCTTCGCTCGCAACTCCAACTGGGAGTTCTTGGGCAAGTCCTCTTCGGAAGCGCCTGGAAGAGATAGCGACCAAACCGATCTTGCCGTGAAGTTGGATTTTGGCTTGTCGCATTCTATGCTGACCGATGAGTTCCGCGCCGCATGGCCATATGAGTTCGGTCTGGTGTACAGTGTTACGCTCACCACGGACTCACTGGAGACATCACTACAGGTTCGCAATGAGGGCCAGCAAAACTTTGAATTCCAGGTGCTGATGCACACCTATCTGAGAATTGCG GAGATCTCCGACGTTTGTGTTAAAGGCCTTGAATCCAAGACCTACATTGATAAGACCCTCCAAGCAACATCTCACACCGAATCGTCCCCCGCATTGGCGATCACCCAAGAAACCGATCGCATTTACCAACAGCTTGACCCCACCGTTCCAATTGTCGTTGCGTCTTTGAAGGATGACCAACCTTTGTTCTCGGTCACTCGGGAAGGGTTGACTGATGTCGTGGTCTGGAACCCTTGGATTGAGAAGGCCCAAGGCATGGCCGATTTCGGCCCAGACGAGGCTTACAAGAATATGATCTGTGTGGAAGCTGGCTCGGTGTCTGGTTGGCAAACGCTTGAAGCTGGAGAGGCCTGGGAAGGTGGACAGAGCATCAAGTCGCGACTATGA
- a CDS encoding Amino acid/polyamine transporter I has protein sequence MVVVSRKSTDDTEKFPKDHTVMDEVRLESTLGHKQELVRNFGLWSLTSLGIVIANSWASSGGTIVAALQNGGPMAVLYGLILVSVFYTAISASLAELASSMPSAGGVYYWSSVLSRHRGRAAGFFTGYLNACAWLLSASSMSSMLGNEGVAMYLLAHPTGKWHSWQVFIVFQIVNWTCCAIVCLGNRYIPLLNRLSLALSMCGLVITVVVLTVMPKKHASSAQVWTEYHNNTGGWADGVCFMTGLLNAAFAVGVPDCISHLSEEVPQPEIQVPQGIMLQMLTAFVTSFVYLIALFYSIQDLDAVFTSNIGSFPTAEIYRQATGSNVGAIGLIAVLFIATFPTLIGTFVTGGRMWWSLARDNATPFSDYFAQVHPTLNCPVRATIAMSALVTCLGCIYIGSTTAFQALISSFIVLSSLSYFGAIFPHVLTGRGKMVPGPFYMGQKLGMAVNLVSLIYILVTVIFFCFPLVLPATVQNMNYTSVIVIGLMVLTAFWWVFHGRRRYHGPQYSFEAAERLAIFQEGKEGRRSFIDLVGVTPVGIEHSNFS, from the exons ATGGTGGTGGTTTCAAGGAAATCCACCGACGACACTGAAAAGTTCCCGAAAGACCATACCGTGATGGACGAAGTACGGCTGGAATCCACCCTCGGGCATAAACAAGAGCTGGTGCGGAACTTTGGACTGTGGAGTTTGACCAGCTTGGGGATTGTCATTGCAAA TTCTTGGGCTTCATCCGGAGGTACAATCGTCGCTGCGCTCCAGAATGGCGGTCCGATGGCTGTTCTGTATGGCCTCATTCTTGTCAGCGTTTTTTACACGGCCATCTCAGCTTCTCTAGCTGAACTCGCCTCCTCCATGCCTTCTGCCGGTGGAGTCTACTACTGGTCATCAGTATTGAGCCGGCATCGAGGCCGCGCAGCGGGGTTTTTCACTGGATATCTAAATGCTTGCGCATGGTTGCTATCAGCATCATCGATGAGCTCAATGTTAGGGAATGAGGGTGTGGCCATGTATTTGCTTGCACACCCGACTGGGAAGTGGCATTCCTGGCAAGTCTTTATTGTGTTCCAGATTGTCAATTGGACGTGTTGTGCCATTGTATGTTTAGGAAACCGATATATTCCCCTCCTCAACCGTCTTTCCCTTGCCCTGTCAATGTGTGGCCTCGTTATCACCGTGGTGGTTCTCACGGTCATGCCGAAAAAGCATGCGAGCAGTGCCCAGGTGTGGACGGAGTACCACAACAACACGGGTGGATGGGCAGACGGAGTTTGTTTCATGACTGGTTTGTTGAATGCTGCTTTTGCAGTTGGAGTCCCAGACTGTATTAGCCATCTATCAGAAGAGG TTCCCCAGCCTGAGATTCAGGTCCCGCAAGGCATAATGTTGCAGATGCTCACAGCCTTCGTCACATCATTTGTGTACCTGATCGCCCTCTTCTACTCCATCCAAGATCTAGACGCCGTCTTTACAAGTAACATCGGCTCTTTCCCAACCGCCGAGATCTACCGGCAAGCGACAGGGTCCAACGTAGGCGCCATCGGTCTGATCGCGGTGCTGTTTATCGCAACCTTCCCAACTCTGATTGGAACATTCGTGACCGGCGGTCGAATGTGGTGGAGTCTAGCACGCGACAATGCTACGCCGTTTTCCGACTATTTCGCTCAAGTACATCCGACGCTAAACTGTCCCGTACGTGCTACGATTGCTATGAGCGCGCTCGTCACTTGTCTAGGGTGTATATACATCGGTAGCACGACGGCGTTCCAAGCGCTGATCTCGTCGTTTATTGTGCTAAGCTCGCTATCCTACTTTGGTGCTATTTTTCCGCATGTTTTAACCGGTCGCGGAAAAATGGTCCCCGGACCATTTTACATGGGACAGAAGCTTGGGATGGCAGTCAATCTTGTTTCTTTGATATACATTTTGGTTACTGTTATTTTCTTCTGTTTCCCCTTGGTGTTGCCGGCTACGGTTCAAAATATGAACTACACCAGTGTGATCGTTATCGGCTTGATGGTTCTCACTGCATTCTGGTGGGTGTTCCATGGCAGACGCCGGTACCATGGCCCACAGTATAGCTTTGAGGCTGCTGAGCGGTTGGCTATTTTCCAAGAGGGCAAGGAGGGCCGTCGGTCTTTTATTGATCTTGTAGGTGTAACCCCTGTTGGTATTGAGCACAGTAACTTTTCATGA
- a CDS encoding uncharacterized protein (related to integral membrane protein PTH11), which translates to MDPKDYDKVLADPKQVSDRIYGSKVVIGLEQCMLISTWGVKTCMLILYWRITQNLKSNLYIKILSIYVAVGFVVIMITYYAVFCRPFSQYWAMPVDNMQCATYQHYSITQAVFNISSDAIMFAIPIPLLIKAQLKRCRKVVLIGVMSLGLFTIIAAILNKFFNFASPLTTTYQIWYIREASTAIYVANLMCWWPLLRKLFGVKAFQYNSNRAQQPGNPDNQINDSRCCDSNNSQPHPSFISHRSRMSPFRRGHKHPALHEYSITKRSSTEPINRPNNEFMHEMYRAEAVPLDNWTSNEHTRMDTWTTQGSHHHSLEKECEVEWYQKQHALSPC; encoded by the coding sequence ATGGACCCCAAAGACTACGACAAGGTGCTGGCAGATCCAAAGCAAGTCAGCGATCGCATCTATGGAAGCAAAGTTGTCATTGGGCTAGAGCAGTGCATGTTGATCTCAACCTGGGGCGTCAAGACATGCATGCTGATCCTTTATTGGCGAATCACGCAGAATCTGAAATCGAACCTTTATATTAAGATCCTTTCCATTTACGTCGCCGTGGGATTTGTCGTCATAATGATCACCTACTATGCAGTTTTTTGCCGGCCCTTCTCACAATACTGGGCTATGCCGGTAGACAACATGCAGTGTGCGACATACCAGCACTACTCGATAACCCAAGCCGTCTTCAACATTTCCTCCGATGCCATTATGTTCGCTATCCCGATTCCTCTCCTAATCAAAGCTCAACTCAAACGGTGTAGAAAGGTCGTCCTCATCGGCGTTATGAGTCTGGGGTTATTCACCATTATTGCTGCTATCCTAAACAAGTTTTTCAATTTTGCCTCCCCACTCACAACCACCTACCAAATCTGGTACATTCGTGAAGCCAGCACAGCAATCTATGTCGCCAACCTCATGTGCTGGTGGCCATTACTACGCAAATTGTTTGGCGTCAAGGCGTTCCAGTACAACAGCAATCGAGCCCAGCAACCTGGAAATCCAGACAACCAGATCAATGATAGCCGTTGTTGTGACTCCAACAACTCGCAACCCCACCCTTCATTCATATCCCATCGTTCACGGATGTCACCTTTTCGTCGAGGACATAAACATCCAGCACTTCATGAGTACAGCATCACTAAGCGCTCGAGTACTGAGCCCATCAACAGGCCCAATAACGAGTTCATGCACGAAATGTATCGTGCGGAAGCTGTACCCCTCGACAACTGGACCTCAAATGAGCATACTCGAATGGACACTTGGACAACACAAGGTTCACACCACCACTCGCTTGAGAAAGAGTGTGAAGTTGAATGGTACCAAAAGCAGCATGCACTGTCGCCTTGTTGA